One region of Armigeres subalbatus isolate Guangzhou_Male chromosome 3, GZ_Asu_2, whole genome shotgun sequence genomic DNA includes:
- the LOC134219264 gene encoding coiled-coil domain-containing protein 86, with product MDHAPDISNILLKISSESRAAAASAQSDKSDTGKEKNKPPTTASKKHAKPPKPEHDIPRGQPKSGRIWKTQKERFATVRKSVKGKPQAKHFAYREEMKQIKALSRSIKEERKQQDVEKRERRDENKRRRMENEKKSEIVQIIKNPAKLKRMRKKQLRQIEKRDLSKIKVV from the exons ATGGATCATGCACCGGATATTTccaatattttattgaaaattagcagCGAAAGTAGAGCTGCAGCGGCTTCCGCACAAAGTGATAAGAGTGATACCGGAAAGGAGAAAAATAAACCGCCGACCACAGCATCTAAAAAGCATGCGAAGCCTCCAAAGCCGGAACACGACATTCCTCGGGGTCAACCGAAGTCCGGTCGAATATGGAAAACTCAAAAAGAACG GTTTGCGACGGTTCGGAAGTCGGTCAAGGGAAAGCCACAGGCGAAGCATTTTGCCTATCGTGAAGAGATGAAGCAGATCAAGGCGCTCTCTCGATCTATCAAGGAAGAGCGCAAACAGCAGGACGTGGAGAAGAGAGAACGGCGCGACGAAAACAAACGGCGTCGGATGGAGAACGAGAAGAAATCGGAAATtgttcaaattattaaaaatcccGCCAAACTGAAGCGGATGCGCAAGAAACAACTTAGACAGATTGAAAAACGGGACCTAAGTAAAATAAAAGTAGTTTAG